A single region of the Streptomyces virginiae genome encodes:
- a CDS encoding adenosine deaminase family protein, with protein sequence MIPSHLIGALSALALLAPTSAYAASAPAVAPAPGPDRPGEFFADLPKGGDLHNHLSGAVTTEFLIELAAGDGLCITTDTTTAVPPPCGAGTRPAADAVTDAAFRRQVIQAWSMQDFPADGNGHDHFFATFGKFGEVTWRHPGRMLAEVANSAARQHQFYLETMISPASGQARTLADRVGYDADLDRMHDKLLADGGLDAVVRQALSDADSTDVEFRGAAHCDTPRPDEACSLPYRWISQVARAGTPERVFTQMALGMRLAERDPRFVAVNLVQPEDDPVALRDYRLHMRMLNYLKTQYPKAHITLHAGELVPGLVKPEDLTFHIREAAQTGRAERIGHGVSVLHEDRWESLMRYMAERRIAVEVPFHSNEQILRVSGDAHPFATYRRHGVPIVLATDDPGVSRIEITDEYRRAAEMYGLGYPELRDLARASLEHSFLPGRGLWNRDLRTGYRPTGACARDVQGAEHPSERCARFLKASPKAQVEWRQEAAFRRFEVHHARATRPGSH encoded by the coding sequence GTGATCCCATCCCACTTGATCGGTGCGCTTTCCGCTCTCGCCCTGCTCGCGCCCACCTCCGCTTACGCGGCCTCCGCTCCCGCCGTGGCTCCGGCCCCCGGCCCCGACCGGCCGGGGGAGTTCTTCGCCGACCTCCCCAAGGGTGGTGATCTGCACAACCACCTGTCCGGAGCGGTCACCACCGAGTTCCTGATCGAACTCGCCGCCGGGGACGGCCTGTGCATCACCACCGACACCACCACCGCGGTGCCCCCGCCGTGCGGCGCCGGAACCCGACCCGCCGCCGACGCGGTCACCGACGCGGCCTTCCGCCGGCAGGTCATCCAGGCTTGGTCGATGCAGGACTTCCCGGCGGACGGCAACGGCCACGACCACTTCTTCGCGACCTTCGGCAAGTTCGGCGAGGTGACCTGGCGTCACCCCGGCCGGATGCTCGCGGAGGTCGCCAACTCCGCAGCTCGACAGCACCAGTTCTATCTGGAGACGATGATCTCCCCGGCCTCCGGTCAGGCCCGCACGCTCGCCGACCGGGTCGGCTACGACGCCGATCTCGACCGCATGCACGACAAGCTCCTCGCCGACGGAGGCCTGGACGCGGTCGTCCGGCAGGCCCTCAGCGACGCCGACAGCACCGACGTCGAGTTCCGTGGCGCCGCGCACTGTGACACCCCGCGGCCCGACGAGGCGTGCTCCCTGCCGTACCGGTGGATCTCCCAGGTCGCCCGCGCCGGCACCCCGGAACGGGTGTTCACCCAGATGGCGCTCGGGATGCGGCTGGCCGAGCGTGATCCGCGCTTCGTCGCCGTCAACCTGGTCCAGCCCGAGGACGACCCGGTCGCGCTGCGCGACTACCGCCTGCACATGCGGATGCTGAACTACCTGAAGACCCAGTACCCGAAGGCGCACATCACGCTCCACGCGGGTGAGCTCGTGCCCGGCCTGGTCAAGCCCGAGGACCTCACCTTCCACATCAGGGAGGCCGCCCAGACCGGTCGCGCGGAGCGGATCGGGCACGGCGTGTCCGTCCTGCACGAGGACCGCTGGGAATCGCTCATGCGCTACATGGCCGAGCGGCGCATCGCGGTCGAGGTCCCCTTCCACAGCAACGAGCAGATCCTGCGCGTCTCCGGCGACGCGCACCCCTTCGCCACCTACCGCCGTCACGGCGTGCCGATCGTCCTCGCCACCGACGACCCGGGCGTGTCGCGGATCGAGATCACCGACGAGTACCGCCGTGCCGCCGAGATGTACGGGCTCGGCTACCCGGAGCTGAGGGACCTGGCCCGGGCCTCCCTGGAGCACTCGTTCCTGCCGGGCCGTGGACTGTGGAACCGCGATCTGCGTACCGGCTACCGTCCGACCGGGGCGTGTGCCCGCGACGTCCAGGGCGCCGAGCACCCGAGCGAGCGGTGTGCCCGGTTCCTGAAGGCCAGCCCGAAGGCGCAGGTCGAGTGGCGGCAGGAGGCGGCCTTCCGGCGCTTCGAGGTGCACCATGCCCGCGCCACCCGTCCCGGCTCCCACTGA
- a CDS encoding NUDIX hydrolase: MTTPHQPFDVQPDVELPVPVPGELWTVGAVILNDDGEAFAQKRSPHRGLFPDSWDIVGGHVEAGETLLEALAREVEEETGWRLRHVRRFLGTTTWTGDDSAGLRHEADFLVEVEGDLDRPSLEWSKHSAYGWFGPEDLDRLKENRLPGEFLIHDLIARAVRTGPRP; this comes from the coding sequence ATGACGACACCTCACCAGCCGTTCGACGTGCAACCTGACGTCGAGCTGCCCGTGCCCGTCCCCGGCGAGTTGTGGACCGTCGGCGCCGTCATCCTCAACGACGACGGTGAGGCCTTCGCCCAGAAGAGGAGCCCGCACCGCGGCCTCTTCCCCGACAGTTGGGACATCGTGGGCGGCCATGTCGAGGCCGGGGAGACCCTGCTGGAGGCCCTTGCGCGCGAGGTCGAGGAGGAGACCGGCTGGCGCCTGCGCCACGTACGGCGCTTCCTCGGCACCACGACCTGGACCGGGGACGACAGCGCCGGACTCCGTCATGAGGCCGACTTCCTCGTCGAGGTCGAGGGCGACCTGGACCGCCCCTCGCTGGAGTGGAGCAAACACTCCGCCTACGGATGGTTCGGTCCCGAAGACCTCGACCGCCTCAAGGAGAACCGGCTCCCCGGAGAATTCTTGATCCACGACCTGATCGCCCGTGCCGTGCGGACCGGCCCGCGCCCCTGA
- a CDS encoding RNA-guided endonuclease InsQ/TnpB family protein, producing the protein MKLVTQVKLLPEADQAAALRSTLRTVNEAANWVSGVAFEQGVPREYELRKHTYAELKARGLGAQAAQHVIKKTRDAYTTLKANIKAGNYGKPGSKRRTKTESKPISFRPQAAQPFDDRCLSWQYDAGAVSIWTVAGRLKNVRFACSPDALKMLREHRKGESDLIERDGVFYLVAVCDIPEPELHEPDGFVGVDLGIVNLATTSTGYRAAGRGLNRHRARQIELRRKLQAKGTQSAKRLLKKRSRKEARHTADINHIVSKTIVTTAERTGHGIALEDLTGIRSRVRLRKDQRTSLHSWAFAQLAAFTEYKAKRAGVPLVYVDPAYTSQQCSECGHIDRRNRRSQATFACRACGLLANADDNASHNIARKGVTVWTAGRESRVPAIP; encoded by the coding sequence ATGAAACTCGTGACGCAGGTGAAGCTGTTGCCGGAGGCCGACCAGGCCGCCGCCCTGCGCTCCACCCTGCGCACGGTCAACGAGGCCGCGAACTGGGTATCCGGTGTGGCGTTCGAGCAGGGCGTTCCGCGTGAGTACGAGCTGCGGAAGCACACCTATGCGGAGTTGAAGGCGCGGGGGCTGGGGGCGCAGGCCGCTCAGCACGTCATCAAGAAGACCCGCGACGCCTACACCACGCTCAAGGCGAACATCAAGGCCGGTAATTACGGCAAGCCGGGTTCGAAGCGCCGGACCAAGACGGAGTCAAAGCCGATCAGCTTCCGGCCGCAGGCGGCGCAGCCGTTCGACGACCGGTGTCTGTCGTGGCAGTACGACGCCGGGGCGGTGTCGATCTGGACGGTGGCAGGCCGACTGAAGAACGTCCGCTTCGCCTGCTCCCCGGACGCCCTGAAGATGCTGCGCGAGCACCGCAAGGGCGAGTCCGACCTGATCGAACGCGACGGCGTGTTCTACCTCGTCGCGGTCTGCGACATTCCCGAGCCGGAGCTGCACGAGCCGGACGGGTTCGTCGGCGTCGATCTCGGCATCGTCAACCTCGCCACCACCTCGACCGGATACCGAGCCGCAGGGCGTGGCCTGAACCGGCACCGGGCCCGGCAGATCGAACTCCGCCGCAAGCTCCAGGCCAAGGGAACCCAGTCCGCGAAGCGCCTCCTCAAGAAGCGCTCGCGGAAGGAAGCCCGACACACCGCCGACATCAACCACATCGTCTCGAAGACGATCGTCACCACCGCTGAACGCACCGGCCACGGAATAGCCCTCGAAGACTTGACGGGCATCCGCAGCCGGGTACGGCTCCGCAAGGACCAGCGGACTTCACTGCACTCGTGGGCCTTCGCCCAGCTCGCCGCCTTCACCGAGTACAAGGCGAAGCGGGCCGGCGTGCCGTTGGTGTACGTCGATCCGGCGTACACCAGCCAGCAGTGCTCCGAGTGTGGCCACATCGACCGGCGCAACCGCCGGTCACAAGCGACGTTCGCGTGCCGAGCCTGCGGGCTCCTGGCGAACGCGGACGACAACGCGTCCCACAACATCGCCCGCAAGGGCGTAACCGTGTGGACCGCGGGGCGTGAGTCACGCGTCCCTGCCATCCCATAA
- a CDS encoding NUDIX hydrolase: MTASVEPHGTAALLVDSRGRYLLHLRDANKRICDPGTWSIPGGGREGEETAAQAVQRELLEETGLTVPLEPFAVVDCHGPAAAEPDAPDEQGRIQVYLGAWDGDADELPCPEGIMFRHFDVATIPFLTMCAWTKEVIDLHQARGLAPAGVPAQARPGGGRARRNIVGVHLYLERNGQVLLGLRHPDSAFAASTHHFLAGHCEQESAVTCLVREAAEEAGLVIDPGDVDLVHVVHQVNEPGGRPRMQLVFRARRWQGTPEVREPDRCVSWGWWPADDLPEPVVPYTRAAIDGIRAGRLYTELGWA, translated from the coding sequence ATGACCGCATCCGTCGAACCGCACGGCACCGCCGCACTGTTGGTCGACTCGCGAGGCCGGTACCTGTTGCACCTGCGCGACGCCAACAAACGCATCTGCGATCCGGGCACGTGGTCGATCCCGGGTGGAGGTCGGGAGGGCGAGGAGACCGCGGCGCAGGCGGTTCAGCGGGAGCTCCTCGAAGAGACCGGCCTGACGGTGCCGTTGGAACCCTTCGCCGTCGTCGACTGCCACGGGCCCGCGGCGGCGGAGCCGGACGCACCGGACGAGCAGGGCCGCATCCAGGTGTACCTGGGGGCCTGGGACGGGGACGCCGACGAACTCCCGTGTCCCGAAGGCATCATGTTCCGTCACTTCGACGTGGCCACGATCCCCTTCCTGACGATGTGCGCGTGGACGAAGGAGGTCATCGACCTCCACCAGGCCCGAGGCCTCGCCCCGGCAGGAGTACCGGCCCAGGCCCGGCCCGGCGGCGGCCGAGCACGCCGGAACATCGTCGGCGTGCACCTCTACCTCGAACGGAACGGGCAGGTCCTGCTCGGGCTGCGCCACCCGGACTCCGCCTTCGCCGCCTCCACCCACCACTTCCTCGCCGGACACTGCGAGCAGGAATCCGCCGTCACCTGCCTGGTACGGGAAGCGGCGGAGGAGGCCGGTCTGGTCATCGACCCGGGCGACGTGGACCTGGTCCACGTCGTGCACCAGGTGAACGAACCGGGCGGCCGGCCCCGTATGCAGCTCGTCTTCCGCGCCCGGCGGTGGCAGGGCACGCCCGAGGTCCGCGAGCCCGACCGCTGCGTGTCCTGGGGCTGGTGGCCGGCCGACGACCTTCCCGAACCCGTCGTCCCCTACACCCGGGCCGCGATCGACGGTATCCGGGCCGGTCGCCTCTACACCGAGCTCGGCTGGGCATGA
- a CDS encoding NUDIX domain-containing protein: MTTTSVPRHTVPVDVHLVLRRDGALGPEVLLSRRAGPVYATGLWHLPSGHLDPGEDMVEGVIREAREETGVLIAAADVTVAVTVHHRPPRGGNSRIGVFFEVRRWAGRPGVREPDRCDGMGWYPLDALPEPMVAYCRAGLDAYRAGMPAAVHFQRLGDLVAYEAGGVDRTRLLPGPPPPPTDGADLPEPLRVFAERAVGRIARTTDVSWTRAGARVWRLTGSGGGTWYLKRHAGQLFHDREVAAYRTWAPGLGRRVPRLVARDPVARAVVVTALAGRSPHGMDLDPATEAHVQRGLGRLAAALHRACPERPAGPSSATDSVKRHVEEARPHLAAGDEELVRALARAYEDLPRPVLVPTHGDLQYRNVLLTDDGEVRLFDFERSEYATATRDLVRLADTWTGRPDLRAAFLDGYGRPLTPVEERRLDCESAFDAVSGIAYGTAHGDPEVAERGHRTLYRLRVTHRP, translated from the coding sequence ATGACCACGACCTCTGTCCCCCGGCACACGGTGCCGGTCGACGTCCACCTCGTCCTGCGCCGCGACGGTGCCCTCGGCCCGGAGGTACTGCTGTCGCGCAGGGCCGGGCCCGTGTACGCGACCGGGCTCTGGCACCTGCCGTCCGGGCACCTCGACCCGGGCGAGGACATGGTCGAGGGGGTGATCCGGGAGGCCCGCGAGGAGACCGGTGTCCTCATCGCGGCGGCGGACGTGACCGTGGCGGTCACCGTCCACCACCGCCCGCCCCGGGGCGGGAATTCTCGGATCGGTGTCTTCTTCGAGGTACGGCGGTGGGCGGGCCGGCCCGGGGTGAGGGAGCCGGACCGGTGCGACGGCATGGGCTGGTACCCGCTCGACGCGCTGCCGGAGCCGATGGTGGCGTACTGCCGGGCCGGGCTGGACGCCTACCGGGCCGGCATGCCGGCCGCCGTGCACTTCCAGCGGCTCGGAGACCTCGTCGCGTACGAGGCGGGCGGCGTCGACCGTACCCGCCTCCTGCCCGGCCCGCCCCCGCCACCGACCGACGGGGCGGACCTTCCCGAACCACTGCGGGTGTTCGCCGAGCGGGCCGTCGGCCGGATCGCGCGGACGACCGACGTCTCCTGGACGCGCGCCGGTGCCCGGGTCTGGCGGCTCACGGGATCCGGTGGCGGCACCTGGTACCTCAAGCGGCACGCCGGGCAGCTCTTCCACGACCGCGAGGTGGCCGCGTACCGGACCTGGGCGCCGGGGCTCGGGCGCCGGGTGCCGCGCCTCGTCGCCCGCGACCCGGTCGCGCGAGCCGTCGTCGTCACGGCACTGGCCGGGCGGTCACCGCACGGCATGGACCTCGACCCGGCGACCGAGGCACACGTGCAGCGGGGGCTCGGGCGGCTCGCCGCCGCCCTGCACCGTGCCTGCCCGGAGCGGCCCGCCGGGCCGTCTTCGGCCACGGACTCCGTGAAGCGGCACGTGGAGGAGGCCCGGCCTCATCTGGCCGCCGGCGACGAGGAACTGGTGCGTGCCTTGGCCCGCGCCTACGAGGACCTGCCGCGGCCCGTGCTGGTGCCCACGCACGGGGACCTGCAGTACCGCAACGTGCTCCTGACCGACGACGGCGAGGTACGGCTCTTCGACTTCGAACGGTCGGAGTACGCCACCGCCACCCGGGACCTGGTGCGCCTGGCCGACACCTGGACGGGCCGGCCCGATCTGCGCGCCGCCTTCCTCGACGGCTACGGCAGACCGCTCACCCCGGTCGAGGAGCGCCGGCTGGACTGCGAGTCCGCCTTCGACGCGGTCTCCGGGATCGCGTACGGGACCGCCCACGGGGACCCCGAGGTCGCCGAGCGGGGCCACCGGACCCTGTACCGGCTCCGTGTCACCCACCGGCCGTGA
- a CDS encoding ABC transporter permease: MRATLRWAHADFRAHRGEALFVVLASAGIIASLLLAGALFGYAANPWQRVFNQSHGAHIWLHTRAGADTAALSRVDGVAALSGPYRTTATTVESRGARVGVTLRATGAEPPETGRPLVTDGRWLTGPDTATGGAGTGNDTVVLEASVARALWAEPGDTVRVTGPDGAPHALEVSGIAEVAEPRYHPGGGPGIGWVLDSTLDDVAHGDTGQSVGLRLHDPDDTDFTVQRAVTLLGADRVAQVTKWQQARAEAGGDDRLLGQMFAVFGLGALLAAALAAAGAIGARVRGQLRDIAILKAVGFTPGQVTRGFLVQHLAFALLGVALGTAAIALLGDRIPGRIGEATAVWQDLPGHTALMIGIPCGAVLLIATATGLSAWRAGRVPPVPVARAALPSATPMTALGRRALGLRVPPALVLGWRAAFPRRGRTLAAVARLALPLVLITVALVAWSTLDQFRSRPAQMGLAAALTVRAGQSAGTNDAELERTLAAVPGVAAVHPGAEMAALVPGQTGTITLRGLGTAQDPYPSEVVEGRAAGGPDEAVAGQGLLDLLGVRVGAWVRMTVEGRPQILHVVGRTIEPESGGRVITTTVDALRERDPALRPDFHALVLREGADPVAVSAALAATAGGTLEVRQTPNPVDRLEPARAVIAALIAVLALIGLIELLTLIGTGVRDRGRDLLALKAIGLTPRQIGSMIVTAAGLTALASAVLGTTLGVLSGRWLVDTQGASSGIGAGIAQLPPLPVLSTVIVLAVLGAVGAAALPATRAARRRPADSLSETL; encoded by the coding sequence GTGCGGGCCACCCTGCGCTGGGCGCACGCCGACTTCCGCGCACACCGCGGCGAAGCCCTCTTCGTCGTCCTGGCCAGCGCCGGGATCATCGCCTCGCTCCTCCTGGCCGGCGCCCTCTTCGGCTACGCCGCCAACCCCTGGCAGCGCGTCTTCAACCAGTCCCACGGCGCACACATCTGGCTGCACACCCGCGCCGGCGCCGACACCGCAGCCCTCTCCCGCGTGGACGGCGTCGCCGCCCTCTCCGGGCCCTACCGCACGACGGCGACCACCGTCGAGTCGCGCGGCGCCCGGGTCGGCGTGACGCTGCGCGCGACCGGAGCGGAGCCCCCGGAGACCGGACGGCCGCTCGTCACCGACGGCCGCTGGCTCACCGGACCGGACACCGCCACCGGCGGCGCGGGTACCGGCAACGACACCGTCGTACTGGAGGCCTCGGTCGCGCGCGCCCTCTGGGCCGAACCGGGCGACACCGTACGGGTCACCGGCCCGGACGGCGCCCCGCACGCACTGGAGGTCAGTGGCATCGCCGAGGTGGCCGAGCCCCGCTACCACCCGGGCGGCGGCCCCGGCATCGGCTGGGTGCTCGACAGCACCCTCGACGACGTCGCCCACGGAGACACCGGGCAGAGCGTGGGCCTGCGGCTGCACGATCCGGACGACACCGACTTCACCGTCCAGCGGGCCGTGACCCTCCTCGGCGCCGACCGGGTCGCCCAGGTCACCAAATGGCAGCAGGCACGGGCCGAGGCGGGCGGCGACGACCGGCTGCTCGGCCAGATGTTCGCCGTCTTCGGGCTCGGCGCGCTGCTCGCGGCGGCGCTCGCCGCCGCCGGCGCGATCGGCGCCCGTGTCCGCGGCCAGCTACGCGACATCGCGATCCTCAAGGCCGTCGGCTTTACCCCCGGCCAGGTGACCCGCGGCTTCCTCGTCCAGCACCTGGCCTTCGCCCTGCTCGGCGTGGCCCTCGGCACGGCGGCGATCGCCCTGCTCGGCGACCGGATACCCGGGCGGATCGGCGAGGCGACCGCCGTCTGGCAGGACCTGCCCGGCCACACCGCCCTCATGATCGGCATCCCGTGCGGCGCGGTACTGCTGATCGCGACCGCGACCGGGCTCTCGGCCTGGCGGGCCGGCCGGGTTCCGCCGGTGCCGGTGGCCCGCGCGGCGCTGCCGTCCGCCACGCCGATGACCGCGCTCGGCAGGCGCGCCCTCGGCCTCCGCGTGCCACCCGCCCTGGTCCTGGGATGGCGTGCGGCCTTCCCGCGGCGCGGCCGGACGCTCGCCGCCGTCGCCCGGCTCGCCCTGCCGCTGGTCCTCATCACGGTCGCACTCGTCGCCTGGTCGACACTCGACCAGTTCCGCAGCAGGCCCGCGCAGATGGGACTGGCCGCGGCACTGACCGTACGGGCCGGACAGTCGGCCGGAACGAACGACGCGGAACTGGAGCGGACCCTCGCGGCCGTCCCGGGCGTCGCCGCGGTCCACCCCGGCGCCGAGATGGCGGCGCTCGTACCGGGACAGACCGGCACGATCACCCTCCGAGGCCTCGGCACGGCCCAGGACCCGTACCCCTCCGAGGTCGTCGAAGGCCGCGCGGCCGGCGGTCCGGACGAGGCCGTGGCCGGACAAGGCCTGCTCGACCTCCTCGGCGTCCGCGTCGGCGCCTGGGTGCGGATGACCGTCGAGGGACGGCCACAGATCCTGCACGTCGTCGGCCGCACCATCGAACCCGAATCCGGTGGCCGGGTGATCACCACGACCGTCGACGCGCTGCGGGAGCGCGATCCGGCCCTGCGCCCCGACTTCCACGCCCTCGTCCTGCGCGAGGGCGCGGACCCCGTGGCCGTGAGCGCCGCGCTGGCCGCGACGGCGGGCGGCACCTTGGAGGTCCGACAGACCCCGAACCCGGTCGACCGGCTGGAGCCGGCACGCGCGGTGATCGCCGCCCTGATCGCGGTCCTCGCGCTGATCGGGCTGATCGAACTGCTGACGCTGATCGGTACGGGCGTACGGGACCGGGGCCGGGACCTGCTCGCGCTGAAGGCCATCGGGCTGACGCCCCGGCAGATCGGCTCGATGATCGTGACGGCCGCCGGACTGACGGCGCTGGCCTCCGCCGTGCTGGGCACGACGCTGGGGGTGCTGTCCGGCAGATGGCTGGTGGACACCCAGGGAGCGTCCAGCGGGATCGGCGCGGGCATCGCCCAACTGCCACCGCTCCCCGTGCTGTCGACCGTGATCGTCCTGGCGGTACTGGGCGCGGTGGGGGCGGCGGCGTTGCCGGCGACGCGGGCGGCACGGCGGCGGCCGGCCGACTCGCTCAGCGAGACACTCTGA
- a CDS encoding ABC transporter ATP-binding protein yields MSDDATPAAAPGVPGGSATPAEPIVRAEGLTKTHHGEGLPVHAVRGVDLSVRPGEFVAVTGPSGAGKSTLLHLIGGLQRPDSGKLWIGGERVDEYREARWAVLRRRSIGVVFQFFNLVSNLTVADNVELPALLAGASPKAARASRAELLAELGLEGRERSMPGELSGGEQQRVALARALVNHPALLLADEPAGSLDSKGTREVLRLLSRFHQRGQTIMMVTHDARMASAADRVVSFFDGRIADDAQLGGGRRGPARGVSGVLDLELKE; encoded by the coding sequence ATGAGCGACGACGCCACCCCCGCCGCCGCTCCTGGCGTGCCCGGCGGGTCCGCCACCCCCGCCGAGCCCATCGTGCGCGCCGAGGGCCTGACCAAGACCCACCACGGCGAAGGCCTACCGGTGCACGCCGTACGCGGGGTGGACCTGTCCGTCCGGCCCGGCGAGTTCGTCGCCGTCACCGGACCCTCCGGCGCCGGAAAATCCACCCTGCTGCACCTCATAGGCGGCCTCCAGCGCCCCGACAGCGGCAAACTGTGGATCGGCGGAGAACGGGTCGACGAGTACCGCGAGGCCCGCTGGGCGGTCCTGCGGCGCCGCAGCATCGGCGTCGTCTTCCAATTCTTCAACCTGGTCTCCAACCTCACCGTCGCCGACAACGTCGAACTCCCCGCCCTGCTCGCCGGCGCCTCCCCGAAGGCCGCCCGCGCATCCCGCGCCGAACTGCTCGCCGAGCTCGGACTCGAAGGCCGCGAACGCTCGATGCCCGGTGAGCTCTCCGGCGGCGAACAGCAGCGGGTCGCACTCGCCCGCGCCCTGGTCAACCACCCCGCACTGCTGCTCGCCGACGAACCGGCCGGCAGCCTCGACAGCAAGGGCACCCGCGAGGTACTGCGGCTGCTCTCCCGGTTCCACCAGCGCGGCCAGACGATCATGATGGTCACCCACGACGCCCGGATGGCCAGCGCCGCCGACCGCGTCGTCAGCTTCTTCGACGGGCGCATAGCCGACGACGCACAGCTCGGCGGCGGACGCCGCGGGCCGGCCCGCGGCGTCTCGGGCGTGCTGGACCTGGAACTCAAGGAGTGA
- a CDS encoding PadR family transcriptional regulator, which yields MRLALLALLTRSPAHGYELKQDLEKLLGAAYPQPNVGQIYVTLGRLEKSGLIEGEDVEQSGRPNKRTYRLTDAGREAVQAWFEDTAEEPRVRDEFFMKLALAPRSGLADPVALINKQRRQYLNTMRDLSKLAAAEDRDNKISHLLIEGAMLHLQADLDWLERCQEELE from the coding sequence GTGCGGCTGGCGCTCCTTGCGCTCCTCACCCGTAGCCCTGCGCACGGTTACGAGCTGAAGCAGGACCTTGAGAAGCTCCTGGGCGCCGCGTACCCTCAGCCCAACGTCGGCCAGATCTACGTCACCCTCGGACGGCTCGAGAAGAGCGGCCTCATCGAGGGCGAGGACGTCGAGCAGTCGGGACGCCCCAACAAGCGCACCTACCGGCTGACGGACGCCGGACGCGAGGCCGTGCAGGCCTGGTTCGAGGACACCGCCGAGGAACCCCGGGTACGGGACGAGTTCTTCATGAAGCTCGCCCTTGCACCCCGGTCGGGTCTGGCCGATCCGGTCGCACTGATCAACAAGCAGCGGCGGCAGTACCTCAACACCATGAGGGACCTGTCCAAGCTGGCCGCGGCGGAGGACCGCGACAACAAGATCTCCCACCTGCTGATCGAGGGCGCCATGCTGCACCTGCAGGCCGACCTCGACTGGCTGGAACGCTGCCAGGAGGAGCTGGAATGA
- a CDS encoding ABC transporter substrate-binding protein has product MRWMRAAGRALLVGAVVLAGYTGLGARADAGPASEDRGPLTLVTAGDLTNYLPPLLEDWNEAHPEERVTLVELPDSADETRAQMISELRSGRDRFDVLNIDVAWTSEFAAAGWISPLRRERFPLDAFLRPVVDTATFDGRLYAVPYVTNAGLLYYRKDILDREGEEAPRTWDELARQARTIAPKYGLDGYAGQFLPYEGLTVNVTEAVHSAGGSILRDDGARVSVDSDEARAGLRFLADGVREGWISREALGYKEEESRRAFQDGRLLFLRNWPYVYADASAEGSKVAGRFGAVPLPGPDGPGTSVLGGSNLAVSSHARHPASAADLISYLTSERVQRQVLTKGSLPPVRAALYEDPELVRAYPYLPTLRRSLLSAVPRPKSPRYDQVSLAVQAVAQDLLALRQTPEQASARLARELGTISRSD; this is encoded by the coding sequence ATGCGGTGGATGCGTGCCGCGGGTAGAGCTCTCCTGGTCGGGGCGGTCGTGCTGGCGGGATACACCGGTCTCGGCGCCCGCGCCGACGCGGGTCCCGCGTCCGAGGACCGCGGCCCGCTGACGCTCGTGACGGCGGGCGATCTGACGAACTACCTCCCTCCGCTCCTGGAGGACTGGAACGAGGCCCATCCCGAGGAGCGGGTCACGCTCGTCGAACTGCCGGACTCGGCGGACGAGACCCGGGCCCAGATGATCAGTGAGCTGCGATCGGGCCGCGATCGGTTCGACGTGCTGAACATCGACGTCGCCTGGACGTCCGAGTTCGCGGCGGCCGGTTGGATCTCCCCGCTCCGGCGTGAGCGCTTCCCGCTGGACGCCTTCCTGCGGCCCGTCGTCGACACCGCGACCTTCGACGGCCGGCTGTACGCGGTCCCGTACGTCACCAACGCGGGGCTGCTCTACTACCGCAAGGACATCCTGGACCGGGAGGGCGAGGAAGCGCCGCGCACCTGGGACGAGCTGGCCCGCCAGGCCCGCACGATCGCCCCGAAGTACGGACTGGACGGTTACGCCGGCCAGTTCCTCCCGTACGAGGGGCTCACGGTCAATGTCACCGAGGCGGTGCATTCGGCGGGCGGATCGATCCTGCGCGACGACGGGGCCCGGGTGAGCGTGGACTCGGACGAGGCGCGCGCCGGCCTGCGGTTCCTCGCGGACGGGGTGCGGGAGGGATGGATCTCCCGCGAGGCGCTCGGTTACAAGGAGGAGGAGTCGCGGCGGGCCTTCCAGGACGGTCGGCTGCTCTTCCTGCGGAACTGGCCCTACGTGTACGCGGACGCGAGCGCGGAGGGGTCGAAGGTCGCGGGCAGGTTCGGTGCCGTGCCGCTGCCCGGACCCGACGGGCCCGGTACCAGCGTGCTGGGCGGCTCCAACCTCGCCGTGAGCAGCCATGCGCGGCATCCGGCGTCGGCGGCCGACCTGATCTCCTACCTCACCAGTGAACGGGTCCAGCGGCAGGTGCTCACCAAGGGCTCGCTGCCTCCGGTGCGGGCCGCGCTGTACGAGGACCCCGAGCTGGTCCGGGCGTATCCGTACCTGCCCACGCTGCGCCGGAGCCTGCTGTCGGCGGTGCCGCGCCCCAAGAGTCCGCGCTACGACCAGGTGAGCCTCGCCGTGCAGGCCGTGGCGCAGGACCTGCTGGCGCTGCGCCAGACGCCGGAGCAGGCGTCGGCTCGGCTCGCGCGCGAGTTGGGGACCATCTCCCGCTCCGACTGA